The DNA window TTTTTTTCATATGCCTGACGGAGTTCACACTTGTAAGTTTCTAACTAAGTTGTAGACTTTACATCGCCAGGGGTGATCGGCTTTCGCTGCATGTATCAGCATAGTTAACAACAAGTCACGCCCCGGGTGAAGGATTTAACCGTGAGGTCTTTTGTACCTTCATGGCGAATTTTGGATGATAATGAGGCGCAAAAAATGAAAAAGACAGCTATCGCGATTGCAGTGGCACTGGCTGGCTTCGCTACCGTAGCGCAGGCCGCTCCGAAAGATAACACCTGGTATGCAGGTGCTAAACTGGGCTGGTCCCAGTATCACGACACCGGTTTCTACGGTAACGGTTTCAAAGGTAACAACGGTCCGGTTCGTAACGATCAACTGGGTGCTGGCGCGTTTGGTGGCTACCAGGTTAACCCGTACCTCGGTTTCGAAATGGGTTACGACTGGCTGGGCCGTATGGCTTACAAAGGTAGCGTTGATAACGGTGCTTTCAAAGCTCAGGGCGTTCAGCTGACGGCTAAACTGGGTTATCCGATCACTGACGATCTGGATATCTATACCCGTCTGGGTGGTATGGTTTGGCGCGCAGACTCTAAAGGCAACTACGCTTCTAACGGCGTTTCTCGCAGCGAACACGACACTGGCGTTTCCCCAGTATTTGCGGGCGGCTTAGAGTGGGCTGTTACTCGTGACATCGCAACCCGTCTGGAATACCAGTGGGTTAACAACATCGGCGACGCTGGCACCGTTGGTACCCGTCCTGATAACGGCATGCTGAGCTTAGGTGTTTCCTACCGCTTCGGTCAGGAAGATGTTGCTCCGGTTGTAGCTCCGGCTCCGGCTCCGGCTCCAGAAGTGACCACCAAGCACTTCACCCTGAAGTCTGACGTTCTGTTCAACTTTAACAAAGCAACCCTGAAACCGGAAGGTCAGCAGGCTCTGGATCAGCTGTATACTCAGCTGAGCAACATGGATCCGAAAGACGGTTCCGCAGTTGTACTGGGCTACACCGACCGTATCGGTTCTGATGCCTACAACCAGCAGCTGTCTGAGAAACGTGCTCAGTCCGTTGTTGATTACCTGGTATCTAAAGGTATCCCGGCTAGCAAAATCTCCGCTCGCGGTATGGGTAAATCCAACCCGGTCACTGGCAGCACCTGTGACAACGTGAAAGCTCGCGCTGCTCTGATTGACTGCCTGGGTCCGGATCGTCGCGTAGAGATCGAAGTTAAAGGCTACAAAGACGTAGTAACTCAGCCGCAGGCTTAAGTTATCGCGTTAATAAAAAACCCCGCTGATGCGGGGTTTTTTGTATTAAATTCATGTTTAAAGCAACAAACCAGCGGAATACCAACGTTCACTTTAGCTCTTAATGGCTACTCTTTACCCAGCAACACTTGCAAGTCGTGCTTCAAACTGGACATCTTACTGGCATATTTTTCTTTATGTTCAGCATCCTCAATCAGCTGTACGATCGTTTCCGACAGGGTCATACCCCGCCTTTGCGCCAGACCTGCCAGCCGCTGCCAGACCATAAACTCCAGGTCGATAGATTTTTTACGAGTGTGCTGATGCTCCGCGTTAAAATGTCGCTTGCGACGAGCGCGTATAGTCTGCTTCATACGGTTCGCTAACTCTGGATTCATATGTTGCTCAATCCAGGTATTCACCAGAACAGGTTCATTTTCGAGCGTGAGTAAGACATCGACCGCAGCTTGCGCAGCGCTGGCTTCAATGTAGCGGGTTATCGGTTCACCTTCCCGGCACTTTTTTACCAGATATGTCCATTTCCAACCGCTTTCAAGATTTTCCAGTTGTTGATATTTCATTGCGATCTCAATGTGACCGTGTAACTCTTTTCAGGATATCAGTTTTTTCTTCATCTGCTGAGAATAAATCATCTTTCGTGATGTGGGTAGATTCGTTATCACTGCGACCAACGCAATCACTCGTGTGCTCAGACGCCGCATAATGTATAATCGCGCGTTTTACATCTGACTAAAAAACAGCGACTTTGACCATTACGAAACTTACCCGAAACGACCTCGCTCCTGATACGGAAAGTTATCAGGCGCTGTTTGCACAAGCCGACTTAGCACAAGCAGAAGCATCTCTTTCTGGCGAACTGCAGCCCCGCTTATTCTATGCCCTGGAGCAACTTCTGGTGACTCCAGCCATTTCGCCGTTCATGCTGGTTAAAGCACCAGAAGAGCCAGAGTATCTGCAATGGTTGGCGAACGAAACTCGTACTTTACATCAACCATCTGAACCGCTTTATGGCGTACGTTACCAGATTGATGGTGGAAACATCACCAGCATCCCGGCACAAGCCGCAGAAGATAATTTCGCGAGCATCGCACCGGTTGAAGCAGCCGACTGGGTAGAAGCAGAGCAACTCTTTGGCTGTGTACGCCAGTTCAATGGTGAAATTAGCCTGCAACCAGGTCTGGTTCATCGTGCCAACGGTGGTGTATTGATCATCTCCCTGCGCGCATTGCTGGCTCAGCCCCTGCTGTGGATGCGGCTAAAAAATATGATTGCCCGCCAGCGTTTCGACTGGCTGTCAATCGATGAGTCTCGCCCTCTTCCGGTTAGCATCCCCTCAATGGCGCTCAACCTGAAAATCATTCTGGTTGGCGAGCGAGAATCACTGGCTGATTTCCAGGAGATGGAACCCGAGCTTTCTGCCCTGGCTATTTACAGCGAATACGAAGACAATTTACAGATTGTCGATGCAGCCGCCCTGAAACAATGGTGTCAGTGGGTCTGGCAAAACGCACACCAACTCGAACTCCCTGGGTTAGCAGCCGAAACCTGGCCGCTGTTGATTCAGGAAGGTGCACGTTACACTGGCGATCAGGCAACCCTACCGCTGTGTTTGCTATGGATTGCACGCCAGCTTAAGGAGGCGGCGGCCTTCTGTGAAGGTGAAGAGATTAGCGCCGAAGAGATGCAAACCATGCTGGAACGTCGTGAGTGGCGCGAAGGCTATCTCGCGGAGCGGATTCAGGACGAAATTCTGCAAGAGCAAATCCTCATTGAGACCGAAGGCGAATGCATCGGCCAAATCAACGCGCTATCGGTTATTGAATTCCCAGGCCACCCACGCGCATTCGGCGAACCGTCTCGCATTAGCTGCGTTGTTCACATTGGCGATGGTGAGTTTATTGACGTCGAACGCAAGGCTGAGTTGGGTGGCAATATCCATGCGAAAGGCATGATGATCATGCAGGCGTTTTTGATGGCTGAGCTGGAGCTTGATCAACAACTCCCCTTCACCGCCTCGTTAACCTTTGAGCAATCCTACAGTGAAGTGGATGGCGATAGTGCCTCCATGGCTGAACTGTGCGCATTAATCAGTTCGCTGGCCAATGTTCCCATTAACCAGAGTATTGCTATTACCGGCTCTGTCGATCAGTTTGGTCGTGTACAACCTGTTGGTGGACTCAATGAGAAAATTGAAGGTTTCTTTGCTATTTGCCAGCAGCGTGGTTTAACCGGTAAACAGGGCGTCATTATTCCAGCCGCCAACGTCCGTCATCTGAGTTTAGCAAAGGAGCTACAACAAGCCGTTGCTGAGGAACAGTTCTTTATCTGGGCCATTGATGACGTCACTGAAGCATTACCCCTTCTGACCCAACTATTTTGGGATGGAGAAGGACAAACTTTACGGCAAACCATCCAGGAGCGGATTGCACAGGCGACACAGCAAGAAGGTCGCCATCGCTTTCCGTGGCCGCTGCGCTGGTTAGGCGGTTCAGGTTCTAACTGATCGGACTTGTTCAGCGTACACGTGTTAGCTATCCTGCGTCCCGAACTCAAAATAAGGCTTACTGAAAACATGGTAGATAAACGCGAATCCTATACAAAAGAAGATCTTCTTGCCTCTGGCCGTGGTGAACTGTTTGGCGCTAAAGGCCCACAGTTACCAGCGCCAAATATGCTGATGATGGACCGCGTCATCAAGATGACCGAAACCGGTGGTAACTACGATAAAGGTTATGTTGAGGCAGAACTCGATATTAACCCTGACCTGTGGTTCTTCGGTTGCCACTTCATTGGCGATCCGGTTATGCCTGGCTGCCTGGGCCTGGATGCCATGTGGCAACTGGTTGGCTTCTACCTGGGCTGGTTAGGCGGCGAGGGTAAAGGGCGTGCGTTAGGCGTAGGTGAAGTTAAACTCACCGGCCAGGTACTGCCAACGGCTAAGAAAGTGACCTACCGCATTCATTTCAAACGCGTGATAAACCGTCGTTTGATTATGGGCCTGGCGGATGGTGAAGTACTGGTTGACGATCGTCTGATCTACACCGCAACCGATCTGAAAGTGGGTTTATTCCAGGACACCTCTGCGTTCTGATAAAACAGTGACACTTTAAAAGGCGAAGCCCCCGCACAGCGGAGGCTTCATTTTTAAAGAGACAGTCAGGCAATTTGCACCCTGTCCTCCATGGCTTCTCGCCAGCCTCCTAGCCACCAGGACCTTTGATTCAAGGTCTGATAAGGACACATTTCTTTCGATCTTCCGGTAATACCGGCTTGATATCCACGTTGATGTGCCCGTTCCAGGCGATCTCGTTTTTGTCTCTTCATGCCTCGTTTCCCTCATTCTTTGATCTGGTGGAAAAGAAAACAATGGTCACTAAATACGCAACCACGGTTAACGAATACCGCGAATCAGAGACAGCGTCAATGCGCAAAATTCACGCCATTGTCATATTTGTGAGCTACATGAAAGTTCATTTGTACAAAAAATGTGAACCGGCACAAGTTAACAAGCTGATGAGACAAATAAAAAAGCCGCTGCGATTTTGTTACCCGCAGCGGCTTTTTACTTTCATTAATTTTGCTTATGGCAAGCGATTCAACTCGCTGGCAATTGCAGTCGCTTCCTGAGTCCAGGCCTGAGCGAGGGTTTTGACCATTGCGTCATAACCATCCTGCTGTTGCTTAAGCTCAATGTTGAACGGACGCTTAATCAGCTGCCCCTGATGCTTCAGCAACCACTCACCGCTAACGATCACCCGCCCATCGTAACGACCGTGAAATCCGCTAACGGACACGTTTAGCGTATCCTGCTCACTCCCTAAAGGCTGAGAGGCCACCACCCAACCCGGCAGCTGGTTGCTAAGATTCGCCACCAGTGTGGTACGCAGTTGCTGATCGAGCGGGCTCGCCCACAGATTGTTATTGGCAATCACATACTGGACGTCGGTGGTCTGATAAACCACTCCGTTGCCCGCCAAATAATCAGGAATGCTTACCTGTTCAACCCACAGCAAGTTTTTGCTTTGGTGAGCAGCACTTTGTGCACCACTCTGTACCACCGGAAGCTGGTAATACGTTTTGCTCTCACCACCACTGCTGCACGCGGTCAGAACGCATACTGCCGCCGCTATTAGCCATCTTTTCATTATTTCGCTCCCTTCGGCTGCGGATCTTTTTTATCCTTCGCCTCAAATACCAGCGCATTGCTCTTGTCGTTGAGCGTTTTCAGTACCGGTTGCAGTTCACGAAGAACCTGATCCAGGCGCTGCATATCCGCCACCATCTTATTGTATGCCGCAGAGCCCGGCTGGAAGCCTTGCATACTACGATTCAGTTCACGCAATGTGCTCTGCATATCGCCCGGCAGCTGCTGCATGGACTGGCTTGAAGTTATCTTATTCAGGCTATCCAGCGTCGTTTGCACGTGCTGCATGGTCTTCTCGCTTTGCGCCAGCGTACTGGTTGCCTGCTCCAGCAGAGGGTTAATCGGCAGATTGTTAATCTTATCCAGGGCATCCATCAGACGCTGCTGGATCTGAGCCAGACCTCCGCTCACGGTCGGTATAATCGGATAACCACCAAACTCCTGAATCTTGCCGCGAGCAGGCGCTTTCGGATAGAAGTCGAGATCAATATACAGCGCGCCGGTTACCAGATTCCCCGTTTTGAGGGAACCACGCAGCCCGCGATTCATCAGATCATCAATATGCTGGCGAATATTTGGATCGCTACCTAACTGATTGATCAAACGTTCTGGTTCAATTCGCACTTCAACCGGGATACGGTAATCGTCATTTAGGTTCTGCTTCAACCCTGGGATAAAGAATGGCACTTTACCAACGGTTCCAAGGCGAATACCGCGAAACTCCACTGGCGCACCAGGCTGCAGGCCACGAATAGAATCTTTAAAGAACATCACGTAGTCGATGTGCTGGGTAAAGACCGAATCCTGAATACTTCGTTGATCGTCGAATAGGTGATATTCAGTTTTATTCGCTACCGGCTCTCCTAACGGCAGACCTTCAGGAATATCAAAGCTGACGCCGCCGCCAAACAGAGTTGACAGCGATCCCATTTCAACACGCATACCCGCAGCGGTAAGATCCACCGCAATACCGCTGTCTTTCCAGAAACGCACGTTGTTGGTCACCAGACGATCGTTTGGCGCGCTGATAAACAGCTGGTAGGTAATATTGCGTTTTTGCGCATCAAAAGTGCTGGTTTCGACTGAACCGACACGATAGCCCCGAAAGAGCACCGGATCGCCTGGTGAAAGCTGACCCGCTTTACTGCTTTCCAGTAGAATGCGAATGCCTTTGGCGTCAGGGGAAGCCAAAGGGGGTGAATCCAGCAGCGGATATTGCGCAGGCACAGAGCCTTTAGAGCCCGGCTGTAATTCGATATAAGCACCGGATAATAACGTGCCTAGCCCGCTAATTCCTTCGCGCCCGACCTGCGGTTTGACTACCCAAAAAACCGAATCCTTATGTAGCAATTTTTCCATGCCTGAATTCAGCCGGGCTTTAATTTCTACGTGGGTCAGGTCATCCGTCAGCGTTGCGCTTTCTATCACGCCAACATCAACGCTGCGGCTTTTAATTCGGGTTTTACCCCCTTCGATTCCTTCAGCATTGGTGGTGATTAACGTCACCTCCGGCCCCTGATGGCTATAGTGATAAAATAGAATCCATGCGCCGATAAGCGCCGTGACTATTGGGAAGATCCACACCGGTGACCAGTTCTTCACCTTTTGCACTTTCGCTTCTCCGCTCTTATTTTCCATGCTGCAGTCTTTCCTCATGGCTTGGATCTGGCTCACGGTCCCACAACAAACGAGGGTCAAACGTCATGGCCGAGAACATTGTCATAACAACGACCAGCGCAAACATCACCGCTCCGATCGCCGGATAGATATTCATCAATCCACCGATGCGCACCAGAGCTGAGAGGACTGCGATGACAAAAACATCGATCATTGACCAGCGGCCAACAAACTCGACAACTTCATAAATCAGGTGCATGCGCTCAGAGTCACGCGATCCTTTACCGCTGGCATTCCAGCACAACCAGCCAATAGCGATCATTTTTAACGTCGGCACCATAATGCTGGCGATAAATATCACCATCGCCACCGGATATGATCCTTCACTCCACAGCAGGATCACCCCCGCCATAATAGTGGAGGGCATTTTATCGCCCAACAGATCGGTAATCATGATCGGCAGAATATTGGCTGGCATATAGAGGATTATCGACGTCATCAGCAGCGCCAGCGTCCATTGCAAACTGTTTTTACGCCGGGCAGTTCCTTTGGTATGGCAGCGCGGGCAAACGGCTTCATCAACGGGTAAAACCGCCGTACAACATGAGCATGAACGCAGTCCCTGGCGAAGGCCGGAAACACCGACTTTCAATGGCTGTTTAATCAACGGCATTGGCGCAATGTCGTCCCACAGCCACCGGCGGTCCACGCACTGGAATGTGCGTAGCTGCAATACGCAAAACATACACCAGGGAATAAAGCTTAAACCGATGCCAATATCACCGTAGGCCATCAGCTTAACAAAGCTGACCAGAACTCCGGCGAGGAAGATTTCCGCCATTCCCCAGGTTTTGAGGTGAAACAGGATCCGCGCCAGAAATGCTTTTAGGCCGGAAGGCATGCGTACACGGTTTACCAGCAGCAGGATGGTGATAAGGCAGAAAGCCGGCACCAGCTGCACGAAGAGTAAAAAGAAGGTGCCAAGGCTGGCGTAATCCTCAGTAAAAAGGACATTAGGGATTTCCAGCAGCTCAATTTCGCTACTGATGCCACCAACTTTCATGTAGATGAAAGGAAACAGATTTGCCAGCAACAGCATAAACAATGCGACCAGCGCATAGGCAGTGGGACGCTGCCGAGGCGCGTCCCACGAGGTCGTCAATGTCGTTCCGCAGCGCGGACACGCAGCTTTCTGGCGATGCTCCAGCTGCGGCAAAGCCACCAGCAGATCACATTGTCGGCACAGAATATGCCGCGCAGCATGATGATGATCGCACATGAAAACTCCTCAGCTTATGCGCCGTTTTTTAATCCTTCAAGATATTCCCAGCGTTCGAAGGCGGTTTCCAGCGCCTGCTCCGCTTCGCTCATCTGCGCCAGCACCTGCTGCGTATGATCATGCGACTGACCAAAGAAAGAAGGATCGGCAACCTGCTCCTGCAGAGTCTGCAATTGGGCCTCAAGCTCTTCCAGTTTCTGCGGCAGTTGTTCCAGTTCGCGCTGCAGGTTATAGCTTAGTTTGCTGGCCGCGCGTTTGACACTTTCTGCTTTCGGTTGAGCAACTTCTACCGTTTTTTTGGCAACTGACTGCTTTTGTGCCAGATACTGAGATTGCTGACCTCGGGCATCGTGATAACCGCCAACATATTGGCCAATTCTCCCTTCCCCTTCAAAGATCCAGCACTCTGTTACGGTGTTATCAACAAACTGGCGGTCGTGGCTGACCAGCATCACGGTACCCTGATAGCCGTCGACTAGCTCTTCCAACAGTTCCAGGGTTTCGACATCCAGATCGTTTGTCGGTTCATCGAGGATCAGCAGGTTGCTGGGCTTGAGGAACAGGCGCGCCAGCAGCAGACGGTTACGCTCACCGCCGGACAGCGCGCGCACTGGCGTCATGGCGCGTTTCGGATGGAACATAAAGTCTTGCAGGTAGCCCAGAACATGGCGCGGCTTG is part of the Klebsiella huaxiensis genome and encodes:
- the ompA gene encoding porin OmpA, giving the protein MKKTAIAIAVALAGFATVAQAAPKDNTWYAGAKLGWSQYHDTGFYGNGFKGNNGPVRNDQLGAGAFGGYQVNPYLGFEMGYDWLGRMAYKGSVDNGAFKAQGVQLTAKLGYPITDDLDIYTRLGGMVWRADSKGNYASNGVSRSEHDTGVSPVFAGGLEWAVTRDIATRLEYQWVNNIGDAGTVGTRPDNGMLSLGVSYRFGQEDVAPVVAPAPAPAPEVTTKHFTLKSDVLFNFNKATLKPEGQQALDQLYTQLSNMDPKDGSAVVLGYTDRIGSDAYNQQLSEKRAQSVVDYLVSKGIPASKISARGMGKSNPVTGSTCDNVKARAALIDCLGPDRRVEIEVKGYKDVVTQPQA
- the matP gene encoding macrodomain Ter protein MatP; this encodes MKYQQLENLESGWKWTYLVKKCREGEPITRYIEASAAQAAVDVLLTLENEPVLVNTWIEQHMNPELANRMKQTIRARRKRHFNAEHQHTRKKSIDLEFMVWQRLAGLAQRRGMTLSETIVQLIEDAEHKEKYASKMSSLKHDLQVLLGKE
- a CDS encoding AAA family ATPase; its protein translation is MTITKLTRNDLAPDTESYQALFAQADLAQAEASLSGELQPRLFYALEQLLVTPAISPFMLVKAPEEPEYLQWLANETRTLHQPSEPLYGVRYQIDGGNITSIPAQAAEDNFASIAPVEAADWVEAEQLFGCVRQFNGEISLQPGLVHRANGGVLIISLRALLAQPLLWMRLKNMIARQRFDWLSIDESRPLPVSIPSMALNLKIILVGERESLADFQEMEPELSALAIYSEYEDNLQIVDAAALKQWCQWVWQNAHQLELPGLAAETWPLLIQEGARYTGDQATLPLCLLWIARQLKEAAAFCEGEEISAEEMQTMLERREWREGYLAERIQDEILQEQILIETEGECIGQINALSVIEFPGHPRAFGEPSRISCVVHIGDGEFIDVERKAELGGNIHAKGMMIMQAFLMAELELDQQLPFTASLTFEQSYSEVDGDSASMAELCALISSLANVPINQSIAITGSVDQFGRVQPVGGLNEKIEGFFAICQQRGLTGKQGVIIPAANVRHLSLAKELQQAVAEEQFFIWAIDDVTEALPLLTQLFWDGEGQTLRQTIQERIAQATQQEGRHRFPWPLRWLGGSGSN
- the fabA gene encoding bifunctional 3-hydroxydecanoyl-ACP dehydratase/trans-2-decenoyl-ACP isomerase; its protein translation is MVDKRESYTKEDLLASGRGELFGAKGPQLPAPNMLMMDRVIKMTETGGNYDKGYVEAELDINPDLWFFGCHFIGDPVMPGCLGLDAMWQLVGFYLGWLGGEGKGRALGVGEVKLTGQVLPTAKKVTYRIHFKRVINRRLIMGLADGEVLVDDRLIYTATDLKVGLFQDTSAF
- the rmf gene encoding ribosome modulation factor, with product MKRQKRDRLERAHQRGYQAGITGRSKEMCPYQTLNQRSWWLGGWREAMEDRVQIA
- the pqiC gene encoding membrane integrity-associated transporter subunit PqiC, which gives rise to MKRWLIAAAVCVLTACSSGGESKTYYQLPVVQSGAQSAAHQSKNLLWVEQVSIPDYLAGNGVVYQTTDVQYVIANNNLWASPLDQQLRTTLVANLSNQLPGWVVASQPLGSEQDTLNVSVSGFHGRYDGRVIVSGEWLLKHQGQLIKRPFNIELKQQQDGYDAMVKTLAQAWTQEATAIASELNRLP
- the pqiB gene encoding intermembrane transport protein PqiB codes for the protein MENKSGEAKVQKVKNWSPVWIFPIVTALIGAWILFYHYSHQGPEVTLITTNAEGIEGGKTRIKSRSVDVGVIESATLTDDLTHVEIKARLNSGMEKLLHKDSVFWVVKPQVGREGISGLGTLLSGAYIELQPGSKGSVPAQYPLLDSPPLASPDAKGIRILLESSKAGQLSPGDPVLFRGYRVGSVETSTFDAQKRNITYQLFISAPNDRLVTNNVRFWKDSGIAVDLTAAGMRVEMGSLSTLFGGGVSFDIPEGLPLGEPVANKTEYHLFDDQRSIQDSVFTQHIDYVMFFKDSIRGLQPGAPVEFRGIRLGTVGKVPFFIPGLKQNLNDDYRIPVEVRIEPERLINQLGSDPNIRQHIDDLMNRGLRGSLKTGNLVTGALYIDLDFYPKAPARGKIQEFGGYPIIPTVSGGLAQIQQRLMDALDKINNLPINPLLEQATSTLAQSEKTMQHVQTTLDSLNKITSSQSMQQLPGDMQSTLRELNRSMQGFQPGSAAYNKMVADMQRLDQVLRELQPVLKTLNDKSNALVFEAKDKKDPQPKGAK
- the pqiA gene encoding membrane integrity-associated transporter subunit PqiA, which produces MCDHHHAARHILCRQCDLLVALPQLEHRQKAACPRCGTTLTTSWDAPRQRPTAYALVALFMLLLANLFPFIYMKVGGISSEIELLEIPNVLFTEDYASLGTFFLLFVQLVPAFCLITILLLVNRVRMPSGLKAFLARILFHLKTWGMAEIFLAGVLVSFVKLMAYGDIGIGLSFIPWCMFCVLQLRTFQCVDRRWLWDDIAPMPLIKQPLKVGVSGLRQGLRSCSCCTAVLPVDEAVCPRCHTKGTARRKNSLQWTLALLMTSIILYMPANILPIMITDLLGDKMPSTIMAGVILLWSEGSYPVAMVIFIASIMVPTLKMIAIGWLCWNASGKGSRDSERMHLIYEVVEFVGRWSMIDVFVIAVLSALVRIGGLMNIYPAIGAVMFALVVVMTMFSAMTFDPRLLWDREPDPSHEERLQHGK